From a region of the Dickeya poaceiphila genome:
- a CDS encoding type I polyketide synthase encodes MNTVHLPLILSGESESARAIVAERLRITLESLSDDELATFCLHQFTLPHAKSRSAVFATDKAGLIKGLTSLVQGRAARNVLSGNAAVGANPVLVFSGQGPLWPGMTSELLNTLPVYRQSVNENGAMLQPHLNWNPADALAAGESFFRQKHIQPIQFTLSSALADTWRAFGIRESAVVGHSVGEAAAACCAGYLSREDAARLVALWGQTLTRIEGQGAMISVAASVDDITPLLNESDGRLAVAAINSTKSVTLSGSTADTDAMLERLTKAGFWTWKVPGGEVAGHSPQVDILKNEVLEQAPRNILSSAQTAYYSSVTGTRYYGSDFQPDYWYRILREPVLFENSIRALINDGHRLFIEVSPHPVLATVIEEHLRAAGVQGAAITTLERRKNDRESFLHALTHAFINGAPVDWNRVFTQLLPEHAAPAAPTTNEPLSLCDSPVNTEPNDEIDQLALRDHSPSEQYDILLGLISHEIETLLGKNFSSDMQAFREIGFTSLNVVEFSRGLSIATGLALPSTLLYDHPTPRALSEYLRQALGLSSSEDGEHNALNTRHHNEPIAIIGMACRYPGGVNSPEALWDLVFEGRDVIGDYPSDRGWDVKNLYDPQPGRPGKISTRTSGFLYEAPLFDARFFGISPREALTLEPQQRLLLEISWETIERAGIAPSDLYGSNTGIYAGIMATEYGSQIQHAAEEVSGYGYMGTATCVASGRVAYSLGLHGPAVTIDTACSSSLVAIHTACEALRSNDCKLALAGGITIMPTPGVLIDFSQQHVLAPDGRCKAFSASADGVGLSEGIGMLLLEPLSLAQANGHPVLGVIRGSAVNQDGASNGLTAPNGTAQQQVIRHALANAGLTPQDIDVVEAHGTGTRLGDPIEANALMATYGRQRSAERPLLLGSIKSNIGHTQAAAGVAGVIKMLMALRHSMLPRSLHITEPSHEIDWSSGAIRLLAEPQPWPPVGDRPYRAAISSFGVSGTNSHLIVEQPPVLTPISRIHAETAAAPQNLLWPIAAKTDTALRKKAAQLREYLLNKQDVDPINVGYSLGISRSQFSCRAAVRGQSREVLLKGLLALENGQDYPTLTVGASAANESGKLLFIFPGQGSQWPKMGMELYNAFSVYRQAINEVDSALRAYVDWSLIDVLHANPDTPPLDRIDIVQPALFAVMTALARLWQSFGFTPHAVAGHSQGEIAAAYIAGALSLQDAVRIVALRSRLMLSQSGHGAMAMIGLSEQQTRTFLCADDGEITLAVFNSPTSTVVSGDARVIEMLLRRCKKEQIRAKRIAVDVAGHSTQLNTLRPILMELFSELKPVATHIPFYSTIDGYSPDAPLPGAMLDAKYWCDNLCRPVRFFDTILALSKNGKTTFLECSPHAVLLPALEETTDNTATIVSSMQRDKPAVECLTQAMAQLYVSGHNINWRALHPTASLVDIPTYPFEHHHYWLTPPAVGNVATVGQRPAEHALLSAIVDLPDDAGVLLTGRIGLAGHPWLADHAATGVALVPGTAYLDMVHYAAQLTDYHAITELVIQTPLVLPEQGELDLQLRVRRPDEQGQRAVTLHARHHHDEDHDASAWTLHATAQLQRDAPGLERPFDNADWPPVNSEPLDLTRLHQRLYAAGYEYGSAFKGLSAAWRDGDDVYAEASLPEALSTNGYLLHPALLDALLHTIALPEDDGATALRLPFALSGITLTEEQPRQLRARLHLKTNDTVSLIATDEAGATVIAIETLTLRETTRDKLREQLRIQPQYDLLRTIWSALPGASKVREAPPATSWALLTTDPSDAGLPGITAHYHTWSELTAVRESTTPPSVLVWRLPNTGGMDTDDVPRAARTLCEQVLNLLQRWLADESMATTTLLVITQHATEQGFHEHVDVAHSAAWALLHSAQNENPGRIVLLDTNRPLTDTALLHAALVSGRSQFAVRQGQLLIPHLGRTVTTGLLSPPCESTLWRLDISDTGNLDNLRLKPAPEAGATLGKGQIRLSVRAAGINFYDIVCALGLIAPQHEFGTEAAGVVMEVGPEVTGFNIGDRVMVLTEGAFGPTVIADQTMTFHLPEDWTFAQAAGVPIVFLTAYYALTQLASLRSGERVLIHAAAGGVGQAAIQLARHLGAEIFATAHPDKWPVLRRLGIPDDHIASSRSLEFAEQFRPLLNGKGLDVVLNSLSGEFIDASMSLMASQGRFIELGKTDIRKDFPACLTYHYLDRPDHDPAQTTAMLTSLLSLMQAGSLTPLPVTAFDIKEAIHAFRLMQQGRHTGKVVLTFPQPLNPNGTVLITGGTGTLAGLLAHHLVDSHQVKHLILASRSGLRAAGAAQLKTELENAGAMVEIVACDITDPLAQDRLLAAIPAAHPLTGVFHTAGALADATIANLTAESLDTVFSPKSDAVWHLHQKTRTDDLAAFVLYSSSAGTLGSPGQGNYAAANKALDAIAHNRRRQGWCTTSLAWGWWQPVTGLSSQLSSTDNARIARTGLAPITPEHGNALVDAALALPYAVYTAAPLNPQVLRKNAQSGRLHPLFERLAGPVDTRRTQSGGEKTPDLRQSLSTLEPSARLKQLQAVIADNMAGILGLENGSLLAPDQSFKESGIDSLMALELRNRLTAASGLRLSATLTYDYPTPAALAEHLDAELFSGQDAATRESLTETDELRLHQRIAAIPLARLRNAGLLDELLQIANSIEPVEQVPVNPQPQVADIESASLDELVSMVMSDRKK; translated from the coding sequence ATGAATACCGTACACCTGCCCTTGATCCTTTCTGGCGAATCCGAGTCGGCGCGCGCCATTGTAGCCGAGCGCTTGCGCATTACACTTGAATCGTTATCCGACGATGAATTAGCAACGTTTTGCCTGCATCAATTCACCCTCCCACATGCAAAAAGCCGTAGTGCTGTTTTCGCCACGGATAAAGCCGGATTGATCAAAGGGCTGACGTCCCTCGTGCAGGGCCGCGCGGCGCGCAACGTGTTAAGCGGGAACGCCGCTGTGGGTGCCAACCCGGTTCTGGTTTTTTCCGGTCAGGGACCGCTGTGGCCGGGAATGACCAGCGAATTACTCAACACGCTGCCTGTTTATCGTCAAAGCGTGAACGAAAACGGTGCAATGTTGCAACCCCACCTCAACTGGAACCCCGCCGATGCACTGGCGGCAGGCGAGTCTTTCTTCCGTCAAAAACACATCCAGCCAATACAGTTCACCCTCTCCTCCGCACTGGCAGATACATGGCGAGCGTTTGGCATCAGAGAATCCGCCGTGGTCGGGCATTCCGTCGGTGAAGCGGCAGCGGCCTGCTGCGCAGGCTATTTAAGCCGGGAGGACGCAGCCAGACTAGTCGCACTATGGGGGCAAACCCTCACGCGTATCGAAGGACAGGGCGCGATGATATCGGTGGCGGCTTCCGTTGACGACATCACGCCTTTACTCAACGAGTCAGACGGCAGACTGGCGGTTGCCGCAATCAACAGCACTAAAAGCGTAACATTAAGCGGCAGCACGGCAGACACCGACGCCATGCTGGAAAGATTAACCAAAGCGGGATTCTGGACCTGGAAAGTACCGGGAGGAGAGGTAGCAGGCCATTCCCCTCAGGTAGACATACTAAAAAATGAGGTACTGGAACAGGCGCCGCGCAATATTCTCTCTTCGGCGCAGACGGCCTACTACTCCTCCGTAACCGGTACGCGCTATTACGGCAGCGATTTTCAACCGGACTATTGGTATCGCATCCTGCGAGAACCGGTTTTGTTCGAAAACAGCATCCGCGCCTTGATTAACGACGGACATCGTCTTTTTATTGAAGTCAGTCCGCACCCGGTGTTGGCGACCGTCATTGAAGAGCATCTGCGCGCCGCCGGCGTTCAGGGCGCCGCTATTACCACACTCGAACGCCGGAAAAATGATCGGGAAAGTTTCCTTCATGCCCTGACGCACGCGTTTATTAACGGTGCACCGGTTGACTGGAACCGCGTGTTTACTCAACTGCTCCCAGAGCACGCGGCCCCTGCCGCGCCCACGACCAACGAGCCCCTTTCGCTTTGCGATAGTCCGGTTAACACCGAACCCAACGACGAGATCGATCAGTTGGCGTTACGCGATCACAGCCCATCGGAACAATACGACATCCTGCTGGGCCTGATATCGCACGAAATCGAAACGCTGTTGGGCAAAAATTTTTCCTCAGACATGCAGGCGTTCCGTGAGATTGGATTTACCTCGTTAAACGTCGTTGAGTTTTCACGCGGACTCAGCATCGCTACAGGGCTGGCGCTGCCCTCCACGCTGCTCTACGATCACCCCACGCCGCGCGCATTGAGCGAATACCTGAGACAAGCGCTTGGTTTATCCTCATCCGAGGACGGCGAGCATAATGCGTTGAATACACGCCATCACAACGAACCTATTGCCATTATTGGTATGGCGTGCCGCTATCCGGGCGGCGTGAACAGCCCTGAAGCGCTGTGGGATCTGGTCTTTGAAGGGCGCGATGTCATCGGTGATTACCCATCTGATCGCGGATGGGACGTCAAAAACCTGTACGATCCACAGCCGGGCCGCCCTGGTAAAATTTCCACGCGCACCAGCGGCTTTTTGTATGAAGCGCCGCTGTTCGACGCCAGGTTCTTTGGTATCTCGCCGCGTGAAGCCCTGACGCTGGAACCCCAACAGCGACTGCTGCTTGAGATTTCCTGGGAAACCATTGAACGCGCGGGGATAGCGCCTTCGGATTTATACGGTTCCAATACCGGGATCTACGCGGGCATCATGGCGACAGAGTATGGTTCCCAGATTCAACATGCCGCAGAGGAGGTTTCAGGCTACGGCTATATGGGAACCGCAACCTGCGTGGCTTCCGGCAGGGTGGCTTATAGCCTCGGTCTACACGGGCCGGCGGTCACCATCGACACCGCGTGCTCCTCCTCGTTAGTCGCCATCCATACCGCTTGTGAGGCACTGCGCAGCAACGACTGTAAACTGGCATTGGCAGGCGGCATCACCATTATGCCGACGCCCGGCGTACTCATCGATTTTTCTCAACAACACGTGCTCGCGCCGGACGGGCGATGCAAAGCGTTCTCCGCATCAGCGGATGGCGTGGGGCTATCGGAAGGCATCGGTATGTTACTGCTGGAGCCGCTTTCTCTGGCGCAGGCGAACGGACATCCGGTGCTTGGCGTGATCCGCGGCAGCGCAGTCAATCAGGACGGCGCCTCCAACGGTTTGACGGCGCCCAACGGCACCGCTCAACAGCAGGTCATCCGTCACGCGCTGGCTAACGCGGGTCTGACGCCTCAGGATATCGATGTTGTCGAAGCACACGGCACCGGCACCCGGCTCGGCGATCCGATAGAAGCGAATGCGCTGATGGCGACCTATGGCCGCCAACGCTCGGCTGAACGACCGTTGCTGCTGGGGTCGATTAAATCCAACATCGGCCATACGCAAGCCGCCGCCGGGGTTGCTGGTGTTATCAAAATGCTGATGGCCCTCCGCCACAGTATGCTGCCGCGCAGTCTGCACATTACCGAGCCTTCCCATGAAATCGACTGGTCAAGCGGTGCGATAAGGCTACTCGCGGAACCTCAACCCTGGCCGCCAGTCGGTGATCGGCCTTATCGCGCTGCGATCTCCTCGTTCGGCGTCTCTGGCACCAATAGTCACCTTATCGTGGAACAGCCGCCGGTATTGACGCCAATTAGCCGCATCCATGCCGAAACCGCTGCCGCACCCCAGAACCTGCTCTGGCCGATTGCGGCAAAAACCGATACTGCGCTGCGTAAAAAAGCGGCGCAGTTGCGGGAGTATCTGCTTAACAAACAAGATGTTGATCCTATCAATGTCGGCTACTCACTGGGCATTTCACGCAGCCAGTTCTCCTGTCGCGCCGCGGTGAGGGGGCAATCCAGAGAGGTATTGCTAAAAGGGTTGCTGGCGCTTGAAAACGGGCAGGATTACCCGACATTAACCGTCGGCGCTTCAGCGGCCAACGAATCAGGCAAATTACTCTTCATTTTCCCAGGGCAAGGTTCGCAGTGGCCGAAAATGGGGATGGAACTGTATAACGCGTTTTCCGTTTACCGACAGGCTATCAATGAGGTTGATAGCGCGCTGCGCGCTTATGTTGACTGGTCGCTGATTGACGTCCTGCACGCTAATCCCGACACGCCGCCTTTAGACCGCATCGACATCGTACAACCGGCGCTTTTCGCGGTGATGACCGCACTGGCGCGCCTGTGGCAATCTTTCGGATTTACTCCGCACGCCGTCGCGGGGCACTCTCAGGGCGAAATTGCCGCCGCCTATATCGCGGGCGCGCTCTCGCTACAGGATGCCGTAAGGATCGTGGCGTTACGCTCGCGGCTGATGCTCAGCCAGTCAGGACATGGCGCAATGGCTATGATCGGCCTGTCTGAACAGCAGACCCGCACGTTCCTTTGTGCGGATGACGGGGAAATTACCCTGGCGGTCTTCAACAGCCCGACCTCAACCGTGGTTTCAGGCGATGCCAGAGTAATCGAAATGCTGCTGCGTCGTTGTAAAAAAGAGCAGATTCGGGCTAAACGGATTGCGGTTGATGTCGCAGGGCACTCGACGCAGCTCAATACCCTGCGCCCGATTCTGATGGAGCTATTCTCCGAGCTGAAGCCCGTCGCAACACACATTCCTTTTTACAGCACCATAGACGGTTACTCCCCCGATGCGCCGCTGCCAGGCGCCATGCTCGATGCCAAATACTGGTGCGACAACCTGTGCCGCCCGGTACGTTTTTTCGACACGATACTGGCATTGAGCAAAAATGGTAAAACGACTTTTCTGGAGTGCAGCCCGCACGCGGTATTGCTGCCCGCACTGGAAGAAACGACCGATAATACGGCAACGATTGTCAGTTCGATGCAACGAGACAAACCCGCCGTTGAGTGCCTGACGCAGGCGATGGCGCAGTTGTACGTCAGCGGGCATAACATCAACTGGCGGGCGCTCCACCCCACCGCCAGCCTCGTGGATATTCCTACCTACCCTTTCGAGCATCACCATTACTGGCTTACCCCACCTGCCGTCGGCAATGTCGCCACCGTTGGACAACGCCCGGCGGAGCACGCGTTGCTGAGCGCGATAGTCGATCTGCCGGACGATGCAGGCGTACTGCTGACCGGGCGAATCGGACTCGCCGGCCATCCCTGGCTCGCCGACCATGCCGCGACCGGCGTGGCATTGGTTCCCGGAACCGCGTATCTGGATATGGTTCACTACGCCGCGCAGCTCACGGACTACCACGCGATCACCGAACTGGTCATTCAAACCCCGCTGGTACTGCCCGAACAAGGGGAGCTGGACCTGCAACTCAGAGTAAGACGTCCAGACGAACAGGGGCAACGCGCCGTCACGCTGCACGCCCGGCATCATCACGACGAAGACCACGACGCCTCTGCGTGGACGCTGCACGCCACTGCGCAATTACAGCGCGACGCGCCAGGGCTGGAACGTCCGTTCGACAACGCAGACTGGCCGCCGGTCAACAGCGAACCGCTTGATCTCACCCGCCTGCATCAACGGCTCTACGCTGCCGGATATGAATATGGCTCCGCCTTTAAAGGGCTTAGCGCCGCGTGGCGCGACGGCGATGATGTGTATGCCGAAGCCAGCCTGCCGGAAGCGCTGTCAACAAACGGATACCTTTTGCATCCTGCGTTGCTCGATGCCCTGCTCCATACCATCGCCCTGCCTGAAGACGACGGCGCGACGGCGCTGCGGTTGCCTTTCGCCCTTAGCGGCATCACGCTGACCGAGGAACAGCCACGCCAGTTGCGTGCGCGCCTGCACCTGAAAACCAACGATACCGTTAGCCTGATTGCCACCGATGAGGCAGGCGCAACGGTGATTGCCATCGAAACGCTCACGTTACGGGAAACCACACGAGACAAGCTGCGCGAGCAGTTACGCATCCAGCCGCAGTATGATCTACTGCGCACCATCTGGAGCGCGTTACCCGGCGCGTCTAAAGTCAGAGAAGCGCCCCCGGCCACCAGTTGGGCGTTACTGACAACCGATCCCAGCGACGCCGGCCTGCCGGGCATTACCGCTCACTACCACACATGGTCGGAACTCACCGCCGTGCGGGAATCAACCACTCCGCCGTCGGTGCTGGTGTGGCGGTTACCGAATACCGGCGGCATGGACACCGACGATGTGCCACGCGCGGCACGCACACTATGCGAACAGGTTCTCAACCTGCTCCAACGCTGGCTGGCTGATGAGAGCATGGCGACTACCACGCTGCTCGTTATCACTCAGCACGCGACGGAACAGGGCTTCCATGAACATGTGGATGTGGCCCACAGCGCCGCGTGGGCGCTGCTGCACTCAGCCCAGAATGAAAACCCTGGCCGCATCGTGCTGCTTGATACCAATCGTCCTCTCACCGATACCGCATTGCTTCATGCAGCGCTGGTCAGCGGTCGCTCACAGTTCGCGGTGCGTCAGGGCCAGTTGCTCATTCCACACCTTGGCAGAACGGTAACAACCGGACTGCTCAGCCCTCCCTGCGAGAGCACGCTGTGGCGTCTGGATATTTCGGATACCGGGAATCTCGACAATCTTAGGCTGAAGCCCGCTCCTGAAGCCGGCGCAACGCTGGGCAAAGGGCAGATTCGGCTCAGCGTGCGAGCGGCCGGCATCAATTTCTATGACATCGTGTGTGCATTGGGGTTAATCGCGCCGCAGCATGAATTCGGCACCGAAGCCGCCGGTGTCGTCATGGAAGTCGGGCCGGAGGTAACAGGCTTTAACATCGGTGATCGCGTGATGGTACTGACCGAAGGCGCTTTCGGTCCGACCGTTATCGCTGACCAGACGATGACCTTCCACCTGCCTGAGGACTGGACTTTCGCGCAGGCTGCCGGCGTCCCCATCGTCTTTCTCACCGCGTATTACGCGCTAACGCAACTCGCCTCGCTGCGTTCAGGCGAGCGCGTGTTGATTCACGCGGCGGCGGGCGGCGTCGGTCAGGCCGCGATCCAACTGGCTCGTCATCTGGGGGCGGAAATATTCGCTACAGCGCACCCTGACAAATGGCCGGTGCTGCGTCGGCTCGGCATTCCTGACGATCATATCGCCAGCTCACGCAGCCTTGAGTTCGCCGAACAATTCCGTCCGTTACTCAATGGCAAAGGGCTTGATGTGGTGCTCAATTCCCTGAGCGGCGAGTTTATCGATGCCTCAATGTCGCTGATGGCCTCGCAAGGCCGCTTTATCGAGCTGGGTAAAACCGATATTCGTAAGGATTTCCCTGCCTGTCTGACGTATCACTACCTTGACCGACCGGACCACGACCCAGCACAGACCACGGCGATGCTTACCTCGCTGTTATCGCTGATGCAAGCGGGATCGTTGACTCCACTGCCGGTCACCGCCTTTGATATTAAAGAGGCGATACACGCCTTCCGGTTAATGCAGCAAGGCCGACACACCGGCAAAGTGGTGCTGACGTTCCCCCAGCCGCTCAACCCCAACGGCACGGTGTTGATTACCGGGGGAACAGGTACGCTGGCCGGGTTGCTCGCCCATCATCTGGTGGACTCGCATCAGGTCAAACATCTGATACTGGCCAGCCGCAGCGGCCTTCGTGCCGCTGGCGCAGCGCAATTGAAAACGGAGTTGGAAAACGCGGGAGCGATGGTTGAGATCGTCGCCTGCGACATCACCGACCCGCTGGCGCAGGACAGGCTACTTGCGGCAATTCCGGCGGCACATCCACTGACCGGCGTATTTCATACCGCAGGCGCATTGGCTGACGCCACCATTGCCAATCTGACGGCAGAGAGCCTTGATACGGTATTTTCACCTAAGTCAGACGCAGTCTGGCACTTACACCAAAAAACCCGTACTGACGACCTCGCGGCGTTCGTTCTCTACTCATCCAGCGCCGGGACGTTGGGCAGCCCAGGTCAAGGCAACTACGCGGCGGCGAACAAGGCGCTGGATGCCATCGCGCATAACCGCCGTCGGCAAGGGTGGTGCACCACATCCCTCGCCTGGGGGTGGTGGCAACCGGTCACCGGGTTGTCGAGCCAGCTCAGCAGTACCGACAATGCGCGTATCGCCCGCACCGGTCTGGCCCCGATCACACCTGAACATGGGAATGCACTGGTCGATGCGGCGCTGGCATTGCCTTACGCCGTTTATACCGCTGCGCCGCTAAACCCGCAGGTGTTGCGTAAAAATGCGCAATCGGGACGTCTCCATCCGTTATTTGAACGGTTGGCGGGGCCGGTGGACACACGTCGAACGCAATCAGGCGGCGAAAAAACACCTGACCTGCGCCAGTCGCTGTCCACACTGGAACCCAGTGCGCGGCTCAAACAGCTACAGGCCGTCATCGCCGATAACATGGCGGGCATCCTTGGCCTGGAAAACGGCTCGCTCCTCGCGCCAGACCAGTCATTTAAAGAGAGCGGTATCGATTCGCTGATGGCGCTGGAGTTACGTAACCGTCTGACCGCCGCATCAGGCCTGCGTCTGTCGGCGACGCTGACTTATGACTATCCAACCCCTGCCGCGTTGGCTGAACATCTCGATGCTGAGCTGTTCTCCGGGCAGGATGCAGCAACACGCGAATCCCTCACGGAAACGGACGAGTTACGCCTTCACCAGCGCATTGCGGCCATTCCGCTTGCAAGACTGCGCAATGCCGGATTGCTGGACGAATTACTTCAGATAGCAAACAGCATAGAACCGGTGGAGCAAGTGCCGGTCAATCCTCAGCCTCAGGTAGCAGATATCGAATCTGCAAGTCTGGATGAGCTGGTGTCTATGGTTATGTCCGACAGGAAAAAATGA